The proteins below come from a single Arthrobacter sp. B1I2 genomic window:
- a CDS encoding serine hydrolase domain-containing protein: MSTKNRVWRRAALAVVLLVSGCTYSTDEPAPSSSSPTPFASLENQIELFLDEGAVAAVVQIRWPEGEWSKAYGVRDLETKTPAQPTDRAEVASVTKTMTAVAVLKLVDDHLIGLDDPVNDVIPGFTSVLKPPGSITVRQLLSHTSGMPEVNDALPRDIDFHPVLSQTLTMERGFNWREPSPGPLPMSGLSSTRTPITSRSASCSRRCGTNPSSKSCRRRSLNPSV, encoded by the coding sequence ATGAGCACGAAGAATCGCGTTTGGAGGCGGGCGGCCCTCGCAGTCGTCCTTCTTGTGTCTGGCTGTACCTATTCCACCGATGAGCCCGCACCGTCGTCAAGCTCACCGACCCCCTTCGCTTCCCTGGAGAATCAGATCGAGCTATTCCTGGATGAGGGCGCGGTGGCCGCCGTCGTACAAATCCGCTGGCCCGAGGGAGAGTGGTCCAAGGCTTACGGCGTCCGCGATCTTGAGACCAAGACCCCGGCGCAGCCCACGGACCGTGCTGAGGTCGCCAGTGTCACTAAGACCATGACGGCCGTGGCCGTGCTGAAACTCGTGGACGACCACCTGATCGGCCTCGACGATCCCGTCAACGACGTCATCCCCGGATTCACATCCGTACTCAAACCACCAGGTTCGATCACCGTGAGGCAACTGCTCAGCCACACATCCGGGATGCCAGAGGTCAACGATGCCCTGCCTCGTGATATTGACTTCCACCCCGTGCTCTCCCAGACACTCACCATGGAGCGGGGTTTCAACTGGCGGGAACCCTCCCCTGGACCCCTGCCGATGTCGGGTCTTTCAAGTACTCGAACACCAATTACCTCGCGCTCGGCCTCCTGCTCCAGACGCTGCGGCACAAACCCTTCATCCAAATCATGCAGGAGGAGGTCTTTGAACCCCTCGGTCTGA
- a CDS encoding DUF3090 domain-containing protein, with product MPTLVHEFAWPDRVVIGTTGVPGARTFYLQVRAGKQIVSIALEKQQSAQLAEKIDEILDQLITLEGNPFSVPTSTPIELIDNDQLEAVEEQFRTGAMTLGWDPATAQVVIEAYPIADADADVNDESLDENGAEVPEMLLVRMPVGTARAFAKRTREVVGAGRPACPLCGYPVDADGHVCTLPEV from the coding sequence ATGCCCACACTTGTTCACGAGTTTGCCTGGCCTGACCGGGTCGTCATCGGCACCACCGGCGTTCCCGGGGCGCGCACGTTCTACCTGCAGGTTCGCGCAGGTAAGCAAATTGTGAGTATCGCACTGGAGAAGCAGCAGTCGGCCCAGCTCGCCGAGAAGATTGACGAAATCCTCGATCAGCTCATCACCCTCGAGGGCAACCCCTTCAGCGTTCCCACGAGTACTCCTATCGAACTCATCGACAATGACCAGCTCGAGGCGGTCGAGGAGCAGTTTCGAACCGGAGCCATGACCTTAGGCTGGGACCCGGCGACGGCGCAGGTGGTCATAGAGGCATATCCGATTGCCGATGCCGACGCTGACGTCAACGACGAATCGCTTGATGAGAACGGCGCTGAAGTGCCCGAAATGCTGCTGGTCCGGATGCCGGTTGGCACCGCCCGCGCGTTCGCCAAGCGCACCCGCGAGGTTGTGGGTGCCGGGCGTCCCGCATGCCCGCTCTGCGGTTACCCCGTGGACGCCGACGGGCACGTCTGCACCCTGCCCGAAGTCTGA
- a CDS encoding UBP-type zinc finger domain-containing protein, translating into MEDRPIPGINLAAIPSGTGCLECLSGDGPGWWLHLRRCAQCGHIGCCDSSPSQHASAHARAAGHPVLRSFEPGENWFYEHTTKKFFRGPRLPDPQSRPPEQPSPAPEDKVPADWREHLHR; encoded by the coding sequence ATGGAGGATCGCCCTATTCCGGGAATCAACCTCGCCGCCATACCCAGCGGAACAGGGTGCCTGGAGTGCCTCAGCGGAGACGGCCCGGGTTGGTGGTTACATCTTCGCCGCTGCGCACAATGCGGCCACATCGGATGTTGCGATTCATCACCCTCACAGCATGCCAGTGCACATGCGCGCGCCGCCGGCCACCCCGTCCTGAGGTCTTTTGAACCCGGCGAGAACTGGTTCTACGAGCACACAACAAAGAAATTCTTCCGCGGTCCGCGGCTTCCGGATCCTCAGTCCAGGCCACCCGAGCAGCCGTCACCCGCCCCGGAGGACAAGGTACCGGCAGACTGGCGGGAACACCTGCACCGGTAG
- a CDS encoding FAD-dependent oxidoreductase: MDHSVPIMLIATTDPDSRRVLEDELRRRYGADYEVVACAGHAHGRAVLEGLRRWNRPVALILGCYGPADRGGLDFLRRAYGFHPAAKRAVVVTWGDFASAPTVFRAIAQGYAELLIIRPERSRDEEFHGAITDALDDWHLAQGVGFEAVRLIGDVGDERTHALRDSLSRNHIPVGFHPAGSEAAKQALQRLGLRDPALPVLVLEFTASPTVLENPSDLEIAEAMGVTRPPPADKVFDVVVVGAGPSGLATAVYASSEGLSTMVVEGEAVGGQAGTSSLIRNYPGFSRGVSGAHLAFRSFHQAWTLGTDFLFLRKVEGLGLDGALYAVSISDGSVVRCRTVVVATGVDYRRLGTPQLEDLVGRGVFYGATVSEAPSMAGKQVCVVGGGNSAGQAVLHLAKFAKKVTLLVRGPTLSVSMSDYLISQLEATRNVAIRYGTVIVGARDRDGFLAAVKVAAAGTPDATPGEEIEAGGLFVLIGSVPRTSWLPDTVERDPAGFLRTGVNRDIGDTGPMRPDRHPMALETSMPGLFAIGDVRAGSIKRVATAVGDGATVVSMLHAYLAENPLPASSTAPGEAAAPGELPGDVRFN; the protein is encoded by the coding sequence ATGGATCACTCGGTCCCCATAATGCTGATTGCCACCACAGACCCGGACTCCCGGCGCGTTCTTGAAGATGAATTACGCCGACGCTACGGTGCCGATTACGAGGTGGTGGCCTGCGCCGGCCACGCGCACGGGCGGGCAGTGCTTGAGGGCCTCCGGCGCTGGAATCGCCCGGTCGCCCTCATCCTCGGGTGCTACGGACCGGCTGACCGCGGAGGCCTCGATTTCCTGCGCCGTGCCTATGGCTTTCACCCGGCCGCCAAGCGTGCTGTTGTGGTGACATGGGGTGACTTCGCCAGCGCCCCCACAGTATTCCGGGCGATCGCGCAGGGGTACGCCGAATTGCTGATCATACGTCCCGAACGATCGCGCGACGAAGAATTCCATGGGGCGATTACCGACGCCCTCGACGACTGGCATCTTGCCCAGGGGGTCGGGTTCGAGGCGGTCCGGCTGATCGGGGATGTAGGCGACGAAAGGACTCATGCCTTGCGTGACTCCTTGAGCCGAAACCACATCCCGGTAGGATTCCACCCTGCCGGGTCCGAAGCGGCGAAACAGGCGCTCCAGAGGTTGGGCCTGCGGGACCCCGCGTTGCCGGTCCTGGTGCTTGAGTTCACCGCTTCACCAACTGTCCTCGAGAACCCCAGTGACCTGGAGATTGCCGAAGCAATGGGGGTGACGCGACCACCACCGGCGGACAAGGTCTTCGATGTGGTGGTTGTAGGAGCCGGTCCCTCCGGTCTCGCGACCGCAGTGTATGCCTCCTCAGAGGGCCTCTCCACCATGGTGGTGGAGGGAGAAGCCGTGGGAGGCCAGGCCGGCACCAGCTCATTGATCCGCAACTACCCTGGCTTTTCCCGCGGTGTGAGCGGCGCCCACCTGGCCTTCCGCTCATTTCACCAGGCCTGGACTTTGGGCACGGACTTCCTGTTCCTGCGGAAAGTGGAGGGGCTCGGCCTGGATGGAGCACTATACGCTGTGTCGATTTCCGACGGCAGCGTGGTGCGGTGCCGCACCGTAGTGGTGGCCACCGGCGTGGACTACCGTCGCCTTGGCACCCCCCAGCTCGAGGATCTGGTGGGTAGAGGGGTGTTCTACGGGGCCACAGTCTCGGAGGCGCCGTCGATGGCCGGAAAGCAGGTCTGCGTTGTAGGTGGCGGCAATTCGGCCGGACAGGCGGTTCTGCACCTTGCGAAGTTCGCGAAGAAGGTGACGCTGCTGGTGCGCGGACCGACTCTGTCCGTCAGCATGTCGGATTACCTCATCTCCCAACTTGAGGCCACCCGGAACGTTGCGATCCGCTATGGCACCGTGATCGTGGGGGCCCGCGATCGGGACGGATTCCTTGCCGCCGTCAAGGTCGCGGCAGCCGGAACCCCCGACGCAACCCCGGGCGAGGAGATCGAAGCGGGCGGTTTGTTCGTGCTGATCGGTTCGGTGCCGCGGACCTCCTGGCTGCCCGACACCGTGGAGCGCGACCCAGCTGGTTTTCTTCGCACTGGGGTCAACCGGGATATCGGTGACACCGGGCCCATGAGGCCGGACAGGCATCCAATGGCGCTGGAAACCAGCATGCCCGGCTTGTTCGCGATCGGGGACGTGCGGGCCGGTTCGATCAAAAGAGTGGCTACCGCAGTCGGGGACGGCGCCACGGTAGTCTCCATGCTTCACGCCTACCTGGCCGAAAACCCACTGCCTGCCTCGTCCACTGCCCCTGGTGAGGCAGCCGCCCCCGGGGAGCTGCCCGGTGATGTCCGCTTCAACTGA
- a CDS encoding DUF2087 domain-containing protein, with product MSGPHWRRVLATLGNVDARTAYAQIVLGAALAEILPEVKEQRRNKAITALLESGLVEKYGSGELVAADSIFRDLLAQQPRRQPRTGLDRFMRLGRIERYPANVAERHELLARIAREVFAPEEKLTEWQVNERLLAYTDDVVLLRRYLVDFGLLQRTPSGSSYSREV from the coding sequence ATGAGCGGCCCGCACTGGCGGCGCGTGCTCGCGACGCTTGGCAACGTCGATGCCCGTACTGCCTACGCCCAGATAGTGCTTGGAGCGGCGCTTGCCGAGATCCTGCCTGAGGTGAAGGAGCAGCGGCGGAACAAGGCCATCACCGCCCTGCTCGAGTCCGGGCTCGTGGAAAAGTACGGGTCGGGTGAATTGGTGGCGGCGGATTCGATATTCCGCGATCTGCTCGCGCAGCAGCCGCGCCGGCAGCCGCGGACCGGACTGGACAGGTTCATGCGGCTGGGGCGGATCGAGAGATATCCGGCGAACGTGGCGGAACGGCATGAACTCCTCGCCAGGATCGCGCGCGAGGTCTTTGCGCCGGAGGAAAAGCTCACCGAGTGGCAGGTCAACGAACGACTCCTCGCCTATACAGACGACGTTGTGCTGCTGCGCCGCTATCTGGTCGACTTCGGACTGCTGCAGCGGACGCCCTCGGGTTCCTCCTACAGCCGCGAGGTGTAG
- a CDS encoding TetR/AcrR family transcriptional regulator, whose protein sequence is MGKRTEKISGTHQRIIDAAVILHGSIGPARTTVAGVAEKAGVTRLTVYRHFADDEALFSACSSHWLSQQQLPDPGEWSRHADPLERLAVGLTDLYRFYRDGEAMLTRIYGDWDALPKTHRTGLESRNAHFRNILLEPFPPTDRNPRLYATLSHGISFWTWRSLCHDNGLSNDDAVDIMSTLITTTVRAPQTAGAPTLENEGARRR, encoded by the coding sequence ATGGGCAAAAGAACCGAAAAGATCAGTGGCACTCACCAGCGCATTATCGACGCGGCTGTGATCCTGCACGGTTCCATCGGGCCGGCCCGCACCACGGTCGCGGGTGTCGCCGAAAAGGCCGGCGTTACCAGGTTGACCGTCTACCGGCACTTTGCCGACGACGAGGCCCTCTTCTCGGCCTGTTCCTCGCACTGGCTCTCGCAACAGCAACTCCCCGATCCCGGGGAATGGTCCCGGCACGCCGACCCCCTCGAGCGCCTGGCAGTTGGCCTGACCGATCTGTACCGGTTCTATCGAGACGGCGAGGCCATGCTTACCCGGATCTATGGGGACTGGGATGCGCTCCCGAAGACACACCGCACAGGTCTTGAATCCAGGAACGCCCACTTCCGGAACATCCTGCTCGAGCCGTTCCCCCCGACGGACAGGAACCCCCGGTTATATGCCACCCTCAGCCACGGGATTTCCTTCTGGACATGGCGATCACTTTGCCATGACAATGGGCTCTCCAATGATGACGCCGTCGACATCATGTCCACCCTGATCACAACGACAGTCCGCGCTCCGCAAACGGCCGGGGCACCCACGCTGGAGAACGAGGGCGCCCGTAGACGGTGA
- a CDS encoding cupin domain-containing protein, with translation MDLERAPRLTIVQPGQGRESSLGTIGVVFKLFGEHTNEKISIVEHPFPVGALVPPHTHTREDEYSIVIEGEIGFRSGEREAVLGAGGYITKPRGELHTMWNAGKVPARMIEIISPAGFEHFFWGLADHFEAGPPDPEVIGKLAAEYGLQFGEPPWLPDIIARYGLTPPMG, from the coding sequence ATGGACCTTGAGAGAGCTCCGCGGCTGACAATCGTGCAGCCGGGCCAGGGGCGCGAGAGCAGTCTCGGGACGATTGGCGTTGTCTTCAAGCTCTTCGGTGAGCACACGAATGAAAAGATCTCGATTGTGGAGCACCCGTTCCCTGTCGGGGCCCTGGTTCCCCCGCACACGCATACGCGGGAGGACGAGTATTCGATCGTCATTGAAGGCGAGATAGGGTTCCGGTCCGGCGAGCGTGAGGCGGTGCTCGGGGCCGGGGGCTACATCACGAAACCGCGGGGGGAGCTCCACACGATGTGGAACGCGGGCAAAGTCCCCGCACGGATGATCGAGATCATCAGCCCGGCCGGGTTCGAGCATTTCTTCTGGGGACTGGCCGATCACTTTGAAGCAGGTCCGCCAGATCCCGAGGTCATCGGCAAACTGGCCGCGGAATACGGGCTTCAGTTCGGCGAGCCGCCCTGGCTGCCGGACATCATCGCCCGGTACGGGCTGACACCACCGATGGGCTGA
- a CDS encoding HoxN/HupN/NixA family nickel/cobalt transporter — translation MAGTIIGLHMLGWGVLLFGVVPQNLQISSTQVFGTGIGVGAYLLGMRHAFDVDHIAAIDCTTRKLIGEGRRPLSVGFWFSLGHSSLVFVLCALLASGAQYLGGLVGEGASPLREVLGFVGAAISGVFLYILAALNVLILLRAVTDFRGLRDGHPMDPAAGSPTGLMARILRPVLQSISKPWQMYLVGLLFGLGFDTATEVALLVVAVGAATTGLPWYAILILPTLFAAGMCLLDTLDAWFMNAAYCRAFSSPVRRMKYNVVLTGLSAAVALGIGTAELLSLTPVSLDLTGLGYVVAGLFLLFWLAAVCVGRFDAGRRSRTFEPEQSGHKIP, via the coding sequence ATGGCCGGGACCATCATCGGATTGCATATGCTGGGCTGGGGTGTCCTGCTGTTCGGCGTTGTTCCGCAGAACCTGCAGATCAGCTCGACGCAGGTCTTCGGCACGGGGATCGGAGTGGGCGCGTACCTGCTGGGAATGAGGCACGCCTTCGACGTCGACCATATCGCGGCCATTGACTGCACGACCCGCAAGCTCATCGGCGAAGGCCGCCGCCCCCTATCGGTCGGCTTCTGGTTTTCGCTTGGCCATTCCAGCCTTGTCTTTGTGCTTTGCGCTCTTCTGGCCTCCGGAGCGCAGTATCTGGGCGGCCTGGTGGGGGAGGGTGCGTCGCCCTTACGTGAAGTCTTGGGATTCGTAGGCGCCGCGATCTCAGGAGTTTTCCTCTATATCCTGGCGGCCCTCAACGTGCTCATCCTGCTGCGCGCCGTGACGGACTTCCGCGGTCTCCGGGACGGCCACCCGATGGATCCTGCGGCCGGTTCCCCCACCGGTCTGATGGCCCGTATCCTGCGACCAGTCCTCCAGAGCATCAGCAAGCCCTGGCAGATGTATCTCGTGGGGCTGCTTTTCGGCCTGGGCTTCGACACGGCCACTGAAGTCGCTTTGCTCGTCGTCGCGGTGGGCGCGGCGACGACGGGGCTTCCCTGGTATGCCATCCTCATCCTGCCGACGCTCTTCGCCGCGGGCATGTGTCTGCTGGATACCCTGGACGCATGGTTCATGAATGCGGCCTACTGCAGGGCATTCTCCAGCCCGGTCCGAAGGATGAAGTACAACGTCGTACTCACTGGGCTCTCTGCCGCCGTCGCCCTGGGCATCGGGACAGCGGAACTGTTGTCACTGACGCCTGTGAGCCTCGATCTGACCGGACTGGGTTATGTGGTGGCTGGCCTGTTCCTACTCTTCTGGCTTGCGGCGGTCTGCGTCGGTCGATTCGATGCCGGCAGGCGGTCCCGTACCTTCGAGCCGGAACAGTCAGGCCACAAGATTCCCTGA
- a CDS encoding alpha/beta fold hydrolase, with the protein MAEPGRKEQGVDPEEFGSARVDAAALLDAGLGDVDWSVPPPGAVRFSINVPSGRLAAMALGDPNHPCVVLVPGATGSKEDFSLMMPDLADAGYYALTYDLAGQYQSADAGPENLVPPGKHYDYRLFMDDFLAVMETTATPVHVVGYSFAGIIAQLAYVERPELFKSLTLLGCPPEPGQGFRGVSRIGRFSTWVNGRTGAALLIWGIRSGRVAHVPPGRQRFVNYRFRFTRRASVRDIYTLMQNIPDLRQKLAEAPIPIFVAVGEHDLWPLQLHRLFAQAIRARIGVYRGGHSPCETSPHEFSRDLLALYSKAEET; encoded by the coding sequence ATGGCGGAGCCGGGCCGGAAAGAGCAAGGGGTTGACCCTGAGGAGTTCGGTTCTGCCCGGGTGGACGCGGCCGCCCTGCTGGATGCCGGGTTGGGGGACGTCGACTGGTCGGTTCCGCCGCCGGGCGCGGTGCGTTTCAGCATCAACGTTCCCAGCGGCAGGCTTGCCGCCATGGCGCTGGGTGATCCGAACCATCCCTGCGTCGTGTTGGTACCCGGCGCCACGGGCTCGAAAGAGGATTTCTCGCTCATGATGCCCGACCTTGCCGATGCCGGCTACTACGCGCTGACCTACGACCTGGCGGGCCAGTACCAGTCGGCAGATGCGGGCCCCGAGAACCTTGTGCCGCCCGGGAAGCACTACGACTACCGGCTTTTCATGGATGACTTCCTGGCGGTCATGGAAACCACAGCCACTCCCGTCCACGTTGTGGGGTATTCCTTCGCGGGGATCATCGCCCAGCTTGCCTATGTGGAGCGGCCGGAGCTCTTCAAGTCCCTCACCCTGTTGGGTTGCCCGCCGGAGCCCGGCCAGGGTTTCAGGGGCGTCAGCCGAATTGGCCGGTTCAGCACGTGGGTGAATGGCCGGACGGGTGCGGCCCTGCTGATCTGGGGGATCCGCAGCGGCAGGGTGGCGCATGTGCCGCCGGGACGGCAGCGGTTCGTGAATTACCGTTTCCGCTTCACCCGCCGCGCCTCCGTCCGGGATATCTACACCCTCATGCAGAACATTCCGGACCTTCGGCAGAAGCTGGCGGAAGCCCCAATTCCCATCTTCGTGGCCGTCGGCGAGCATGACCTCTGGCCGCTCCAGCTGCACCGGCTGTTCGCCCAGGCCATCCGTGCCCGGATCGGGGTCTACAGGGGCGGGCACAGTCCGTGCGAAACGTCCCCGCACGAGTTCAGCCGCGACCTCCTGGCGCTTTACTCGAAAGCGGAGGAGACGTAG
- a CDS encoding HNH endonuclease, with protein MAAVILNCDTKRLHRWDYRAVVEQVAESGRFLARWHAGSCPDILPGTEAWLLLHGNNDAGSGLIGHGCVMSEPYQGVATREPGGTDWYIAVAFDSLLPLGEQIRPGTLRDALPGDLWDKANGPSLVTLPPSSEPVLQRLWRDYGPTTPDPTEVVAGTSPPGAVSNIQVNRFERDPDARRACLAFHGTSCAACGFSFESTYGGAGTGATAVHHVVPPVMLDSGYQLDPIADLIPLCHNCHAMAHGAYPPRTLSELRSILAAAGHIKGEVVSDLALRAQEDARRILGGGQT; from the coding sequence GTGGCGGCCGTAATTCTCAACTGCGACACCAAGCGACTGCACCGCTGGGATTACCGGGCCGTGGTCGAGCAGGTGGCGGAATCCGGCAGGTTCCTGGCCCGCTGGCATGCCGGTTCCTGCCCGGACATCCTCCCGGGGACTGAAGCCTGGCTCCTGCTGCACGGCAACAATGACGCAGGCAGCGGCCTGATCGGGCACGGATGCGTGATGTCTGAGCCGTACCAGGGTGTCGCCACCAGGGAGCCCGGCGGCACTGACTGGTACATCGCGGTGGCTTTCGACTCACTGCTCCCGCTGGGTGAACAGATACGTCCCGGCACCCTTCGCGACGCCCTCCCCGGTGACCTTTGGGATAAGGCGAACGGCCCCTCACTGGTGACCCTGCCGCCGTCGTCCGAGCCTGTTCTGCAACGCTTGTGGCGGGACTACGGACCCACGACGCCGGATCCCACCGAGGTGGTCGCCGGAACCTCCCCACCGGGCGCCGTCAGCAATATCCAGGTGAACCGCTTTGAGCGGGACCCTGACGCGCGGCGGGCCTGCCTGGCCTTCCATGGCACGTCGTGCGCCGCCTGCGGCTTCTCGTTCGAGTCCACCTACGGCGGGGCCGGCACAGGAGCGACAGCCGTGCACCACGTTGTGCCGCCGGTGATGCTTGACAGCGGATACCAGCTTGACCCCATAGCCGACCTCATTCCGCTCTGCCACAACTGCCACGCCATGGCGCACGGCGCCTACCCGCCGCGGACGCTTTCCGAACTCCGGAGCATCCTCGCCGCCGCCGGGCACATCAAGGGTGAGGTGGTCAGTGATCTGGCCCTCCGGGCGCAGGAGGATGCGCGGCGGATCCTCGGAGGCGGCCAGACGTAA
- a CDS encoding universal stress protein: protein MTDDAGAIVAGYDGSDEAAAAVRWASRHARATNCPLHVVHCSMWPLLTRHLGPVPGVSGSGLEQSAQSVLEEGVSHAAAEVPGLEIRSTLLHGLPAQLLAEFSAGERLLVVGSRGLGGFLGLLVGSVSLELAATAACPVAVIRDDSHPAGPVVAAVDASGSPAALEDACAVASAWNAPLTVVHVRHVPAGFSRRDGQAAAADAREVLGSALKHARTKAPEVSVDGRILTDSSVPHAILTAAREARIVVVGSQGQGILRETIGSTAHAVLHHARGPVLISRHAN from the coding sequence GTGACGGATGATGCGGGGGCCATTGTGGCCGGCTATGACGGCTCGGACGAGGCAGCGGCAGCCGTCCGTTGGGCGTCCCGCCACGCCCGGGCCACCAATTGCCCGCTCCATGTGGTGCATTGTTCAATGTGGCCGCTGCTGACAAGGCACCTCGGTCCTGTCCCAGGCGTGTCAGGCAGCGGCCTGGAACAGTCCGCCCAGTCCGTCCTGGAGGAAGGCGTCTCGCACGCGGCGGCGGAAGTACCAGGGCTTGAAATCCGCAGCACCCTGCTTCACGGACTGCCCGCACAGCTTCTGGCCGAATTCTCTGCCGGTGAAAGGTTGCTGGTTGTCGGCAGCCGCGGGCTGGGCGGCTTCCTGGGCCTCCTCGTGGGATCCGTGAGCCTGGAACTGGCGGCCACTGCTGCCTGCCCGGTAGCGGTGATCCGGGATGACAGCCATCCTGCCGGACCCGTCGTCGCCGCCGTCGACGCATCAGGTTCTCCCGCGGCGCTGGAAGACGCCTGCGCCGTGGCTTCCGCCTGGAACGCACCCCTGACGGTGGTCCATGTCCGCCACGTGCCCGCCGGCTTTTCGCGGCGGGACGGGCAGGCCGCCGCTGCTGATGCCCGGGAAGTTCTTGGGTCCGCCCTGAAACATGCTCGAACCAAAGCCCCCGAGGTTTCCGTTGACGGCAGGATACTCACGGACAGTTCCGTCCCCCACGCCATCCTGACAGCCGCCAGGGAAGCCCGGATAGTGGTGGTGGGTTCCCAAGGTCAAGGCATTCTCAGGGAGACCATCGGTTCAACCGCCCACGCAGTACTGCACCACGCCCGGGGACCGGTCCTCATTTCCCGGCACGCCAACTGA